ATGAAACATAAAACAGTATATCCTATTGGACTACTCAGCAAGGGAGCAACTGCTTTGATACATTTGGTGTATGGACTGAAAAGTGAAAAGGACATTGGAAAACATTTGCTTTCGGCATCATCCTGACGATCTCAGTGGTGGGcgtcaataaaaaaaatactgaGATATATTCATTCGAAACTATGAGAATGGAGGacagaaaaatcatttttttttgagctACTCGGTTGGAACAACCCACAAAAACTGTATATCATAATAACGATAATACGATTTTATCAATGATAGATGTTCGATGTTCGATAGTGATAGTACTATGAAATTTTATCAACAGATGAATAAATCCACACACAATTCAAGTAGGTTAATAACCcaattattggattttctgccAGCTAGAGCTTGAAACATGGAACGTTTCAAATATAACCGATGACCGCCGCGTTACGTAAATCGCCGACTAAATTTATACGTAAATTCCATCATAAACCCGAGAATAGAATGCGTACATGAGTCAGTGCACTTTGCATCAGacgaaatttctcgaattttatTATTGTGTACCTAGGTCATGAGCGCCATCTGGTTTTCCTTAGATGTCGTTCGGTTACCACCAAAGAAAAACTGGTAACAGAATCATGTATATAGATCTTATCTACATATACAATGTCCACATCAAAGATTCCTCTGGATGCGGTCTGTTTGGAAAATCAACTAATTTCATTGTGGGTGGAGTTCCACAAGGGGCTATATTTGTGCCaacctttttattttttgtgGATTACAACTCTTTCTGTCTTTCTAGCGCCTAATAGAATGTGGTTTCTATCTAATGGCCACCTGATCGACTTGTCACTTGTACTGGAATTGATTACAGAAGAAAATTAACAGCATTCACTCCACTGGATAACTAGTCAAGGTTATGACTGATACTGTTAAAACTCCAGAAAAGTCTTTATTTACAATTATATATACAAAACTATCGAATACAAAAGCTAAAGATACAGATTGACCAGTTACCAAGAAATCTCAGCAGTTCGAGTCTTTACATTTCTCCTCATCCAAACTTTCCATCTGCTCGAAATGCATCTCTTCCGATGGAAGACGTTCATTAGGAAATACTTCCAATTTCTGAATATCGATTTTAGCGCTGCCTGTCTCGACCATTGTAGAATCAACGGATATGGTATCCATCAAGTCTGTATCTATTTTTTCCGCATTCGTGCTATCTATCACAGCCTTATCGATCTCTCTATCTAGTTCTTCATCTATTGCCTTCCATGCAACTTCTTCTATTCTAGAAGTGTAGTCGGAAATCCACATGGACGACAACTCCTTGCTCAACTCGTTAGAGAATTGTTTGATCCTTGTCAGGGTGTATTTTACCCTGTCTTTAATATTTTCGGTTGGATCCTCTAGCATAGATTTGAGTACGTTAAGGATACATTTGTTGAGAAGGATCAGAATGCCTTCTAAATAACTTATGTCACCTTCAACTTCACTTGATTCTACCGAAAATATTGCTTCATCGTTTTTCATAATGGAATCTAACAATTCTTCCGAGTAGATTCTTACGTTTTCTTCGCTAATATTGTACTCGTCACTATATGTTGTGATGATTTCTTTGAATGGTTCTTTATCGAGTGATTCTTTCAGCTTTCTATTTAAGCTTGATATCCTACATAAAAGTTTGCCATATTTCTTTTCGTCTTTTTCAATCAATTCCTTGATATCCCGAATGTATATTTCATTACCACATTGTGATTTATCATTGACGAGTATAGTTGGAAATACCAGTTCTTGGATGCAGAACAATACAACGTATCTCATGAGGTACTTCTTGCTCTTCAGTATGTCCATAATTTGAGGCATCACCTCCTGAATGAACCATCTGACACCAAACCTCTTCGTTAGAATAGGAAGAATAAGGGTGGCGGCCCTTCGTACTGCGTATATGTTATCCTTGAGGAGTAGAATGTAGTACACCAGCAAGTTGTTCTGAAAATACTCTGCCGAACAGAATTTGCTAACATGGACAAAGCTGACCAGGAGACTTCTTCTGGTTCTCCACGAGGTTTCCGATGTCAGGAGGATGTGTTTTATGATGCTCTTGATCGAAGTCAGTGATTTGACGAGATCGACATCCTTCGGCAGAAAACCCAGGTTCATCAAGATGTTTTCTTTGAATAGTAGAGGTTTGTCTTTCTCCAAACCGTTGACAACAATGGACAGAATTGTATCTTTGAAAATATCGTCGGGTATCAGTAGACCCAGGGATAAAATGACCGACGAAAATGCCACTTGGACGTCGTTGGACGCATCGGTGGTTATGGAAAGGATGCTGGGCATCAGTTCACGAAGAAAAACTTCTTGGAAGGTGCGCTTGGAATCCCTAATTTTTTCGAGGTTGCTGTGTAAGCTGTTCGCGAAGTTGTATAGATTCAGCACGGCTTCCATCCTCACTTCTGTCTCTGAATCGTTGATGAGGTTGTCGTACATTTCCAGCAGGGTTTCGATGAAATCTTCCTCTGCGAACACCGAGGCTATGTAATTGATCGTCGTAGCAACTTTTTGGCGTATTCTCCATGAActgttttctgaaaaaataaccAAGATGATAAAAGATCCATAAATTTAAGATTTGATCCCAACTTGGGCATCTTTCTGTAAATATAATCAGTGATAACTAGACCTTTATcatacagtgtgagtctttgactcagaCATATAATTCAACAGCAGACTCTCGAGGTGAAAAAAACAGTTTCTCTTTAACCATTCTTCGATTCGGCGTAGATAAAAAATCTTTTTATCTTGTGTCTACTAACCGGATTGTTTTTTGACAATTTCAAACATGTCATTTCTAACCTCCTGGTTTTTAGACTTGAGTGCTATACTCAGTGCTACCTCCACTGCATTCATCCTAACaatttcctgaaaaatttgAGAATGAAAATCACATTTAAACATTCAATCTTAACGATTTCTCCAATTCAAATAAAGTGTGTTTTTTGCATTTTGCTTGATTCTGTTAGATATTTTTTAAGATGGATCACCTATACTATTCACCTGATCATCTTCAACGATCATGTTCAGTAGAGGTATGAATTCCTTCAAGACATGCTCTATTTCCAATACATTGATGAATTCAGGAAGGCCAATTGCAGCTAATTTTCTGACAAGTGAGGAATTGTCTTCGTATATTTGGCAGTATTTATGCCTCAGAAGTATTTTATTTTCTGGGCTTGCTTTTGGATAACAAACCTGAAGATAGAGTTCAATACAATCTCAGTAATTTGCCTTTGAATATATAAATGAAGCATCTTCTAAGGAACTTAGCATACAAAAATGACATGAGATGTAAAATTGGCATAAAAACAGTAATAATGAAGTTGTTTGTAAGAGATAATGTTAATTCCAGTAGTGTCAGAGATGAAGTTGACTTAAAATATAAGAGATAGTGTCATTTACCGGTATAAGAGATAAAGTTGAGCACTTCTCCTGGAACCAGATGTTTTCACTATTACCAACCAAACTGGAGACAAGAAATTTCTCAGTCAGCTGTTGATCGATGTCCTTCAGCAACTTCTTGATAGCTTCTACAGCCCTGTTTCTGACCAATGTCTCATCGACAGACCTACTTATTCGCAAGAGTATCGAAAATAGTTCGTAGCAATGATCTGGTCCTCCCACAAGTGGCAGAAACAATTCCAATTCCTCTACCAGAGCACACAAAACTTCATCCTCCAAGCTACCTAGGTTAGAATCGATGAAATGTAGAAGATCTTCGACTGTTTTCTCAGGACCTAGTATTTTGGCTATTGTTGCTATGCGCTTGATGGTGTATAGCTTCAGCTGAAATAGAAGAAGCAAAAACGGTGAGATATTGATGAAAATTAGAGGCAAACACAAGCAGATAAGATTTCAAACGTATATCCCTTAAATCGATTCATTTGGCAAACAAAATCTGAGCAGTATATAGCATATTCCAGAGGAGCtcaattttttagatatttaGAATATTTGGAACCCACTATCTTTTGATTAcgtgtgaaatttttttgggaaattttcagTTGTGTTGTTGACAATGCCAATTTTAAAGTTCTAATTAGCGCACATACCTACCAAAGCATTTTCTGCAAAAAAGATGTCGAGAAGGATGTGAGTTTTCAATATTTCGAACTACACAGTAGTTAAAGATTTAAACCTGATGAGCAACATCGTAAAATTTCGAAACGTCCAATCCACGACGTAGATTGAATATCATATACTGCTCCTCAATTTGTATAATGAAATGTTATTGTTCATGGTCATAAAATAAATATCTAGCCGTCTGtgattcagaagattttcgaggAAAGCCTTGACATTCGCCTTAAATTATTATCTTCTTCATTCATAATATGGTTTTGTCTCTACTACGATCATA
Above is a window of Coccinella septempunctata chromosome 5, icCocSept1.1, whole genome shotgun sequence DNA encoding:
- the LOC123314421 gene encoding serine/threonine-protein phosphatase 2A 65 kDa regulatory subunit A beta isoform-like: MIRLDNSQPHTVKAMTFSFKSSMEDISKEEITSQDLALFKDALTGAGCDDIELKLYTIKRIATIAKILGPEKTVEDLLHFIDSNLGSLEDEVLCALVEELELFLPLVGGPDHCYELFSILLRISRSVDETLVRNRAVEAIKKLLKDIDQQLTEKFLVSSLVGNSENIWFQEKCSTLSLIPVCYPKASPENKILLRHKYCQIYEDNSSLVRKLAAIGLPEFINVLEIEHVLKEFIPLLNMIVEDDQEIVRMNAVEVALSIALKSKNQEVRNDMFEIVKKQSENSSWRIRQKVATTINYIASVFAEEDFIETLLEMYDNLINDSETEVRMEAVLNLYNFANSLHSNLEKIRDSKRTFQEVFLRELMPSILSITTDASNDVQVAFSSVILSLGLLIPDDIFKDTILSIVVNGLEKDKPLLFKENILMNLGFLPKDVDLVKSLTSIKSIIKHILLTSETSWRTRRSLLVSFVHVSKFCSAEYFQNNLLVYYILLLKDNIYAVRRAATLILPILTKRFGVRWFIQEVMPQIMDILKSKKYLMRYVVLFCIQELVFPTILVNDKSQCGNEIYIRDIKELIEKDEKKYGKLLCRISSLNRKLKESLDKEPFKEIITTYSDEYNISEENVRIYSEELLDSIMKNDEAIFSVESSEVEGDISYLEGILILLNKCILNVLKSMLEDPTENIKDRVKYTLTRIKQFSNELSKELSSMWISDYTSRIEEVAWKAIDEELDREIDKAVIDSTNAEKIDTDLMDTISVDSTMVETGSAKIDIQKLEVFPNERLPSEEMHFEQMESLDEEKCKDSNC